From Hypomesus transpacificus isolate Combined female chromosome 3, fHypTra1, whole genome shotgun sequence:
ATGTTAGTAAGGTGTGTGATGAGAAAAATGAGAAAAGACATataggcagagagagatactTAACCGCAATTGATGAACAGGGAACCAGGCAGACTTGACAGTTTTGAGACACTCTAAATGCCTGTGCACTAATGAAGGTAGAAATCCCAAATATATTCAATCCGTCTTTTTCGCTGCGTGTGTAGACCAAGAGAATATTAAACACgtggccctcctctcccttttttctctttttcattaATTTGATTGGCAGACCACATAGAgcggatgggagggagggtttGTGGTTGCTGTGGCAACTGCCTGCTCTTTGTAAAAGGCTACATTCCAGGCAtctgatgtgtctgtgtctcgaTCGATAAAAACACAGCCTGCAGGGAATAGAGCATGGAGCGAATGGGGCTTCTGCCAAGCCAATGACGACTAGAGAAGAGGAGTGAAGAAGATGTGTGAGAAGGAGAACGGGGAGATAAGAGAGCAATAGAATagtcgagagagaaagagagagagagagatggtggagaAGATGCGCAGAGTAAAGCTCGGGAGTCTCTCAGACTCAGTGGGGtgagtgctttgtgtgtgtgtgtgtgtgtgtgtgtacgagcatgtgtgtgcatttccGTGTCTGTTGGTTGCATCTATTTAGTAAATGTATCACTCACCTTAGCAGCGGAGTAAGGCATATATCTGCAGCGTGTACAAATCATCTGCTTAAATTGGCAGGATTTTGCAGTTATTGCAATGGATAACAGTCTATTACAACCAGTCCACCAGTTGCTGCAGCCAGTGCTCGGCAGCCACCCAATAACATGCTAATTTAGCATGAACAACGTTTATTTCTTAGGTATGTTTCAAGTTAAGTGTAGAATGTAGTGGCATGATTCAAATAATGTATAGATGTTTAAGTGACTAGCCTATCAAGGACCATGTTTTATCTACTCATTTGAATATTCCAAGCCAATTAACAACCTGTTGCCTTTAGGGGTACTTCCATCCATTCTGTGTGCAAGGTGTGGTTTTCATGGTATTAGAATCCCTTGGTTCAATAACCATCCTCTTCCTTCCCAGTCTACCTAGTCACTCCCCCTGTTTACTGACTTTGTTTTACATATCCAGAGGGAATACAACCTTCCTTTCTTTTCACCTTGCTGGAATTAGGGTCCATCCTTCTGGCACGGAACCTCTTTTTCAATTACCCTCAAAACACCCCATTGCTCTTCAACtttgatgataatgatgagttTTCACATTTCATAGCTTCTAAAATCAAGCTATTCTATTACATAATGTAATTTAATTCTATTTACATTTCCAGGCATTTGGCAGTCATTGCAGAAGAAGACTATTGAAAGTTTGAGAAAATGGAGGATTGATTAAGGGGGGAAATCAGAGGATGAATAGGTGAATAATTAGGAAAGTTGGAGAAGTATCAAGGGAATGAGTATTTTTTATAGCCAAGCTACATAGAACAAATTGTGCTAATTGAACAGGCAATATGTGTTTTTTCACAAATCTCTCTTGGTTTGACTTATCTCTTTTTAGTGTTCTACCGTGATGGATCTCTGGACAAGTAAGAAGTTGTGTTGTGACGGAGGGCATCGTGGGTAAAAAGTCATGCAACGCCTAGCCCTGTACTGCTGCCATCTTCTTCTGGGTGGGGCTCTGGCCCTTTTGCTGGCCCGCTCCGCCCTGGGTTGCCCTGCCCGCTGTGACTGCTCCCCACAGACTAAGTCTGTCAGCTGCCACCGCAAGCGCCTGCCCACCATCCCTGAAGGCATTCCTATTGAAACCCGTGTCCTGGACTTAAGCAAGAATAAGCTGCGGATCATAACCCCAGACAACTTCTCGTCTTTCCTTCACCTGGAGGAACTGAACCTTAGTGACAATCTCATCAGTGTGGTGGAGCCCGGTGCTTTCCGCTGGCAGACGTGTCTGCGCTCACTTACCCTCCGCAGCAACCTCCTGACACTTGTCCCCCCTGGAGTGCTCTCAGGCCTGGGGAATCTCACCACTCTTGACCTCAGccacaaccgcctggtggttcTGCTGGACCACGGCTTCCAGGACCTGCGTCAGCTAACCTCCCTAGAAGTGGGCGACAATGAGCTCGTCTTTATCTCCCAGCGTGCCTTCAATGGTCTGCTGGGACTGCGAAGCCTGACGCTGGAGCGTTCCAACTTAACCGTGGTGCCCACTGACGCTCTCACGCACCTTCACAACCTGGTGGAGCTCCGCATGTGCCATCTCAGCATTGGTGTCTTCAAACCGTACTCCTTCAAGAGGCTTGTGCGGCTACGCCACCTGGAGATCAGCCACTGGCAATGGTTGGATACCATTCCGCCTCTCACGCTGCATGGCCTCAACCTCACCACTTTGTTCATCACCCACACCAACCTGTCTGCCTTCCCTGGTCCCGCGCTGCGCAACCTTCCCTACCTCACACACCTCAACCTATCATACTGTCGCATCCAATACATTCAGTATGGGGAACTTGGCCAGCTTCCACGATTGCAGGAGTTGTATCTGCGGGGAGCCCAGCTGGCCTACATCGATCCCATGGCCTTTCTGGGTCTCAGTGCTCTGCGGGTACTAGACATGTCGCAAAACCAGCTGGATTCTTTGGAGAAGAGTGTGTTGGGTTCGCCCGAAAATCTGCGGATGCTAAATCTGGGGAGCAACCCGCTAGTGTGCGATTGCCGTCTCCTGTGGTTACTGAACGAACAAAAGCCACCCTTGCTGCAGCTTGGGGGTGTCCAGCCCGAATGCAGTGCTCCTGAGCACCTCCGAGGGAAACCCCTGAGGGATCTTAAGGAGCCTCTCATTTCACAATATGTTACCTGCACAAAGCCCAGGATTGGGCCCAACACCACTCAGCTTCTGCTTGCTGACGAGGGGCAGCCCGTCCATCTAACCTGCTTTTCTGAGGGGGCACCACAACCCTCTGTGGCCTGGGTAACCCCCCACAGACGTTTCGTCACTGCCAGGAACACCGGCAGAGTGAAGGTTCTGGCGGACGGAACCCTGGAAATCAAAATGGCGGAGCTGCACGACAGTGGCGTTTATCTATGCATTGCCAGCAATGCGGCGGGCAATGCCACTCTGTCAGCCTCACTGGCAGTGAAAAGCCTGGGTATCAGTGACAGGTCACTCTACACGAATCGGAGCTCCAACTATCTCACAGACTCCAACAGTACTTGGAGTAACGGAACTGTCTTGTATAATATGACGGTTCCCATAGACCTGAAGACCATCATTATATCTACAGCGATgggctgtctttctttcttgggTGTGGTCATCTTCTGCTTCCTGCTCCTGTTTGCCTGGAGCCGTGGTAAAGGTCGGCACAAGAGCAACTTTGACATTGAGTATGTTCCCCGCAAATCAAACGGAGCAGCTGCTGAAGCGACCGAAACGAGTGGACCAAGGAGGGTAAACATGAAAATGATTTGACTTCACATCACAGGGTCAATTCATATGGCAGTGATAGAAGATCCCAGTGCACATATCAATATAATTAATTTCCCAGTATGACACAGTGGATTTGTGAAACTGAAAGTGATGTACCGATATAGTGGATAATGGTGGTGGTGTTGACACAGTGGACATGTGAATATAACGTGATCTATGATACTGTGGATGTGTTTATATAAATGATGTTATCATACAAACTGGATATAGTACTATAACCAACTGACATATCAATATGAGAATGCTATGCGGGGCATGTGTTACAGTTGATGATGTTAAGTGATTATGCTGCTGACTTACCTTCGCATCAAGGTGAGGCAGGAGGTCTCGGGAAGTGACAGGTAGAAGCTAAGGTGACAGTGGAGCAATCGTCACTACGCCATGCCAGAACTCAGTTGTGTCGAATAACCATCTGAGCAGCagaatggaatgtgtgtgtgtgtgttgcctttaTTGTAGGAAAGGGCAATCATAAAGGATAATAGGGACTAGTCATTTTACAGGTCTTTGTATTTGTTGAAGTCAttgtaacaacagtgttgtctgtTGAGTAAAATGGAGTATTATATATGTTTGTAAGAAAGTTCAAATCTCTTATAACAGTGTTGAAGAGACCTTCTGTATAACTATTCTCTCCCCCAACTAAGTTATCACTACCCTTTGAATGATCCTAAGATTAGGTAAGTAGTGACTCTTAGCCAACTCAAGGAACGTTTACATAGTGAAGGTAAGAACACCAGAAAGCAAGGTTTCTCAGAAACACAAGGCTATCCTCTTGCTGAAGAAACAGTCGCATCCAAAATATTGGCATTACTTTGGAAAAGCTTGAGACTATAAAGGATTTATGTTAAACCCATTTTTGATGACATTATCAATCATGGGCAGATTTTCCTGCCAGAAAATCCCTTGATGTAACATAAAATTATTTTGTCAGTGGCTAGACACAATGGTAAAGATTTACTTGCCAATGTCCTCTTCGGACCAAGATAAATATAAGCTTATGTGTTGAGTTATGTGTAGGCTTTCTCCCCTCTGTCATTTTTCTTTGAACCCAGCATCTCAAGCTGGTATGTCCAGATGCTCACCCAAGACACCAAGGGATTCTGGGTATTTAAAGCGATGCATTGGAACATTATGTTGAATACTTTTCAttgttaaagaaaaaaaattaaggGATCAAATGAATTCAATTATTTGTAGTGCAGGGAAGTGGATGTCAACATGTGTGATAAAGTTGTGATACAAAATTACAGGTTGTATACATGTTTTCTTAAAATAAATCTATGGGTATATTTTCAAAAAGACAATAAATTGTAAGTATACAGTATAATGTGCTAATCAACACTGTCAATGTTGTTAACATATTGCAAGTTGAAAAATGGTCTGTGTCTTGTTACTTGGTTATACATTCTGTGATCATAATGTCTTACCTTACCATTATTCAAAATGAAACCAACAATTCCGATTGTTACAGCAAAACGTTATTATATAATTtattaattataataattataatcaTATAATGATGATTACCTGTTCAATATTCATACAGAAACCACTGGATATTATTCCAAGTAAACATGTATATTTTCAACCCTTCATTAAGTTTAATCATTTGCAATTTCACACAAATGCAGAaacaaaatgtatatatattgcACCTGTGATGCTGCCCATCAAAACATCTACAGAAACAAGATGTTTTCCTACACTTATTCTAAAACGTTCACCACACCTATTTTATTGACCCTTTCTTACACTAGAGAAATATGTCTGAAATCCCTGCATTGAAGCAACTGCAGTAGCATGGCATAAGTGCATACATTAACAAGGCAGGTAGCATCGAATGTAAATTGAAACTAAAGAAAGATGGATTCACAAGGCCTCACAGAGGCCCCCAGATCAGTGCTGACAACCAACCTAAACCGTCTCAGAAGACAAGGAACAACTCCCTGAGAATCTCGGACGAAACAAATCATTGAGGGATCCCCTCTTTCAGAGACAGTAATAAAGAACAAAAGCAAACCATGGTTGGAGAAAACGTATCCAAAAGATTTTATAAATTGCATTAGTAAAAATCCAGTGACAGCCACACCGTTTTGCATTGCATAGCATTCGAAATTTGGGGATGATACAGGCAGACTGTATGGAGGAGCTAGGGATTGGGGAGAATGGAATCAATAGCACAATATACAGGCTAATGGTAACTCGTGATGAGCATGTGTGTCCATGAAAGCGTGGAACATCTGTTGCCTAAAGCATTCAACTCAAGTCACCTTTCTAAACTAGCTTTGACCATAAATGGTCCAAATAAAATCACTCTTTAGTGtccaacagagagagaacatccCTTGGATATGGGCCACATGTCCTTCTGATGAAGAGAGTTTGCCAGTCAGTGCTGAAATGTTTGAGACTACTGCTAGTGcctaaatgttatttatttgagACCTTAAGAAACCTGTGCTCAGTG
This genomic window contains:
- the lingo2b gene encoding leucine-rich repeat and immunoglobulin-like domain-containing nogo receptor-interacting protein 2b, whose product is MQRLALYCCHLLLGGALALLLARSALGCPARCDCSPQTKSVSCHRKRLPTIPEGIPIETRVLDLSKNKLRIITPDNFSSFLHLEELNLSDNLISVVEPGAFRWQTCLRSLTLRSNLLTLVPPGVLSGLGNLTTLDLSHNRLVVLLDHGFQDLRQLTSLEVGDNELVFISQRAFNGLLGLRSLTLERSNLTVVPTDALTHLHNLVELRMCHLSIGVFKPYSFKRLVRLRHLEISHWQWLDTIPPLTLHGLNLTTLFITHTNLSAFPGPALRNLPYLTHLNLSYCRIQYIQYGELGQLPRLQELYLRGAQLAYIDPMAFLGLSALRVLDMSQNQLDSLEKSVLGSPENLRMLNLGSNPLVCDCRLLWLLNEQKPPLLQLGGVQPECSAPEHLRGKPLRDLKEPLISQYVTCTKPRIGPNTTQLLLADEGQPVHLTCFSEGAPQPSVAWVTPHRRFVTARNTGRVKVLADGTLEIKMAELHDSGVYLCIASNAAGNATLSASLAVKSLGISDRSLYTNRSSNYLTDSNSTWSNGTVLYNMTVPIDLKTIIISTAMGCLSFLGVVIFCFLLLFAWSRGKGRHKSNFDIEYVPRKSNGAAAEATETSGPRRVNMKMI